In Rhinatrema bivittatum chromosome 17, aRhiBiv1.1, whole genome shotgun sequence, one genomic interval encodes:
- the LOC115079482 gene encoding SRA stem-loop-interacting RNA-binding protein, mitochondrial-like, which produces MEALQMCREFEVFVLQVSWTVVAKEVKEYFSQFGSVIKCLLPFDRESGFHRGFCWIGFTSEGLQNAPQEDQRVIGGRKL; this is translated from the coding sequence ATGGAGGCCCTGCAGATGTGTAGAGAGTTTGAGGTGTTTGTGTTGCAGGTATCCTGGACTGTGGTGGCAAAAGAAGTCAAAGAATACTTCTCTCAGTTTGGAAGTGTAATAAAATGTCTCCTGCCATTTGACAGAGAATCTGGCTTCCACCGGGGATTTTGCTGGATCGGGTTCACTTCTGAAGGTCTCCAGAATGCACCGCAGGAGGACCAGCGTGTCATCGGAGGGCGTAAGCTCTGA